One window of Paenibacillus albicereus genomic DNA carries:
- a CDS encoding right-handed parallel beta-helix repeat-containing protein, which yields MASSSTTYLKMHKWNGTDGLLRQEMNENFQKLENEFRARSVNVKWYKAKGDGVTDDRAAIQLAIDEAAQNGASGVFFPVGTYNAAGLIPRSNLIYWGVGVDSVLTSNGNALASFVNGNQPIHDIRFENLLFLGGVQDSGTFPRRGRNKSPGIEHGIRLSGSLVPGENNPEIRNVQIRSCSFNGISSLPVLLRGVSGRSRVIENDFYNCLDVGFIWTEKLNFSANHIDYSADNGVSISRSCRRVTCNNNIINYSAYAGIWLAGWEDSVGTSAAGVENFTCTGNVISWSGQFGIKLTDAPKYGTISGNLINTVYRGPVDELQDNAGIGINVGGFPYLTAPSNPTSFAEGLTISDNTIISPARGGIKVMGCKNITIADNQILDAGTQYYSNGTTAIGSSNLDQNFGISLDRQYAATISDVYVRDNTIIDRRSTPITNFPLVCGAESIHVYCDGNRSRNTRNGLTDGLAPDALRRNHLENVVKASGNDQMTSIVTADKEGFRRLGLLKRPALAPVLAVGVDTPFAIAKASTVNVDDPAATYTNILYEDVQGALRTPRAIVAEGGLRCQPGWNEGHLVIGDLHIWTDLSNRPRFKFGAPTGPNDGQMFATTT from the coding sequence ATGGCATCGAGTAGCACAACGTATCTGAAGATGCACAAATGGAACGGGACGGACGGCCTGCTGCGGCAGGAGATGAATGAAAACTTTCAGAAACTTGAAAACGAATTTCGGGCTCGATCTGTCAACGTAAAGTGGTATAAGGCGAAAGGAGATGGAGTAACAGACGACCGGGCAGCCATTCAATTAGCCATTGATGAGGCCGCTCAAAATGGTGCTAGCGGTGTGTTTTTCCCTGTCGGCACTTATAATGCTGCCGGTCTAATTCCCCGAAGCAACCTGATCTACTGGGGTGTTGGCGTTGACTCCGTTTTGACCTCGAACGGAAACGCCCTGGCAAGTTTTGTAAACGGGAACCAGCCCATCCATGACATTCGATTTGAAAATCTCCTTTTTCTTGGAGGCGTCCAAGATAGTGGAACATTTCCACGTCGCGGTCGCAACAAGTCTCCAGGAATTGAACATGGCATTCGTCTGAGCGGAAGTTTGGTTCCAGGCGAGAACAACCCGGAGATTCGGAATGTTCAGATTAGATCCTGCAGCTTCAACGGCATTTCTTCTTTGCCCGTTTTGTTGCGCGGTGTGTCTGGGCGCAGCCGAGTCATTGAAAACGACTTTTACAACTGCTTGGATGTAGGCTTCATTTGGACCGAAAAGCTGAACTTCAGCGCGAACCATATCGACTATTCGGCGGACAATGGAGTCAGCATTAGCCGCTCGTGCCGTCGAGTGACTTGCAACAACAACATCATTAACTATTCTGCCTATGCGGGTATTTGGCTGGCCGGATGGGAGGACTCTGTCGGCACCAGCGCGGCGGGCGTGGAGAATTTCACATGCACGGGCAATGTCATTAGCTGGTCCGGGCAGTTTGGAATTAAACTCACAGACGCTCCGAAATACGGAACTATCAGTGGGAATCTCATCAATACCGTTTATCGAGGTCCGGTGGATGAATTGCAAGACAACGCGGGAATCGGTATCAATGTTGGTGGGTTCCCTTACCTTACTGCGCCGTCGAATCCTACCTCGTTTGCTGAAGGCCTGACGATCAGCGACAACACCATCATTAGCCCAGCTCGAGGCGGAATAAAGGTGATGGGTTGCAAAAACATCACCATTGCGGATAACCAAATCCTTGATGCCGGCACGCAGTATTATTCCAACGGCACAACGGCAATCGGCAGCTCGAACCTCGACCAGAATTTCGGGATATCGCTTGACCGACAGTACGCGGCGACGATCTCAGACGTCTACGTCCGAGATAATACGATTATTGATCGCAGATCGACTCCGATTACAAATTTTCCGCTCGTCTGCGGTGCCGAGTCCATTCATGTCTACTGCGATGGAAACCGAAGCCGGAATACACGAAATGGCCTGACAGACGGGCTCGCTCCGGATGCGCTTCGGCGGAATCATCTGGAGAATGTTGTGAAGGCGAGCGGCAACGACCAGATGACCTCAATCGTTACGGCCGACAAAGAGGGGTTCCGGCGGTTAGGCCTGTTGAAGCGCCCTGCCCTTGCGCCAGTGCTGGCGGTAGGGGTAGACACTCCATTCGCTATTGCAAAGGCGAGCACGGTCAACGTGGACGACCCGGCGGCGACCTACACGAACATCCTGTATGAAGATGTGCAAGGCGCGCTGAGGACGCCGCGAGCCATTGTCGCCGAAGGAGGGCTGCGTTGTCAGCCGGGCTGGAACGAGGGGCATCTCGTCATAGGCGATTTGCACATCTGGACCGATTTGTCTAATCGACCTCGTTTTAAGTTCGGGGCGCCGACTGGCCCCAATGACGGACAGATGTTCGCGACAACGACATAG
- a CDS encoding ParM/StbA family protein: MGIVGIDPGGSAVKLYDGKQFRQFPSAIGYDWRERNILQQHGDHDYDWAYEGRRGFAGTLALHESQMADSLKGDSKAHPEARLRVLIALHQYASGPEHDIVVGQPVGTHTRNQKELIKKMLIGEHEMTINGRRRVITINRCEVAAEGVSAGLLAGAKGTVRVIDIGSGTVNYGTLLDGRYKDLESFTLVTGMDTRRNLDLDSFARQIAAYAVNKGWSNRDTVHLCGGGAEPIQRELAKYFGSAQLLKAGMSEFANVDAFYRIAKGLYANEKN, translated from the coding sequence ATGGGCATCGTTGGCATCGATCCAGGAGGCAGCGCGGTTAAGCTGTACGACGGTAAGCAGTTTCGGCAGTTCCCCAGCGCGATCGGCTACGACTGGAGGGAGAGAAACATCCTGCAGCAGCATGGGGATCACGATTACGATTGGGCCTATGAGGGCCGCAGGGGCTTTGCTGGCACGCTGGCGCTGCACGAGAGCCAGATGGCCGACAGTCTCAAGGGGGACAGCAAGGCGCACCCAGAGGCTCGCCTGCGCGTCCTGATCGCGCTCCATCAATACGCCTCGGGGCCGGAGCATGACATCGTCGTGGGGCAGCCGGTCGGGACTCATACGCGCAACCAAAAAGAGCTCATCAAAAAGATGCTCATCGGCGAGCATGAGATGACCATCAACGGCCGGCGCCGGGTCATCACGATCAACCGCTGTGAGGTGGCCGCTGAGGGCGTGTCTGCGGGCCTTCTGGCGGGTGCCAAGGGTACAGTGAGGGTCATCGACATCGGCTCCGGCACGGTCAATTACGGCACGCTGCTAGACGGACGGTACAAGGACCTGGAGAGCTTCACGCTCGTGACTGGGATGGACACGCGCCGTAACCTTGACCTCGACTCGTTTGCGCGCCAGATCGCTGCCTATGCGGTCAACAAGGGATGGAGCAACCGAGACACGGTCCACTTGTGCGGAGGCGGCGCAGAGCCCATACAGCGAGAGCTCGCAAAGTATTTTGGCTCGGCTCAGTTGCTCAAAGCGGGCATGAGCGAGTTCGCCAACGTCGACGCCTTTTATCGAATCGCGAAGGGGCTTTACGCCAATGAAAAAAATTGA
- a CDS encoding peptidoglycan recognition protein family protein has protein sequence MDSNKYPIERRYIDRRANVRPGTRLVTGGPAFFVAHDTGNPGASADNHWTYFQRMTDRTASAHVFIDDRRILEIIPTGTGADPAEQAYHVVRSVKTDNELYGYDANHAALGIELCYGGSIDFAAAYQRMVWYLALCCHKWGKTPSTHIVSHRQLDPARKRDIDQALATRGKTLGDLIRDVTAEMASTAVRPAPSAAKLPADVRDHVIVSYIQPARHAALQQSLREEAAHYERLAANVRAAAAGEGLPKSNAQEIIYNWLSPAWFNAKQSGGDSGRYNQMANALRVCAGIPLA, from the coding sequence GTGGACAGCAATAAGTACCCCATCGAGCGCCGGTACATCGACCGGCGCGCCAACGTCAGGCCAGGCACCCGGCTCGTAACCGGCGGCCCGGCCTTTTTCGTTGCGCACGACACCGGCAACCCCGGCGCGTCCGCGGATAACCACTGGACCTACTTCCAGCGGATGACGGACCGGACGGCCTCCGCGCATGTGTTCATCGATGACCGGCGCATCCTCGAGATCATCCCCACCGGCACCGGCGCAGACCCGGCGGAGCAGGCCTATCACGTCGTCCGCAGCGTCAAGACGGACAACGAGCTGTATGGCTACGATGCCAACCACGCCGCGCTGGGCATCGAGCTGTGCTACGGCGGCTCGATCGACTTTGCCGCAGCGTACCAGCGCATGGTCTGGTACCTCGCGCTGTGCTGCCACAAATGGGGCAAGACGCCGTCGACGCACATCGTCAGCCACCGGCAGTTGGACCCGGCCCGCAAGCGGGACATCGACCAGGCGCTCGCGACCAGAGGCAAGACGCTGGGCGACCTGATTCGCGACGTCACCGCCGAGATGGCATCGACAGCCGTGCGCCCGGCGCCCTCAGCGGCAAAGCTGCCGGCAGACGTGCGGGACCATGTCATCGTCTCGTACATCCAGCCGGCGCGGCATGCGGCCCTGCAGCAGAGCCTCCGCGAAGAAGCAGCGCACTACGAGCGCCTGGCGGCCAATGTCCGCGCCGCAGCTGCTGGCGAGGGGCTGCCCAAGAGCAACGCGCAAGAGATCATCTACAACTGGCTGTCGCCGGCCTGGTTCAACGCCAAACAATCCGGCGGCGATTCCGGACGCTACAACCAAATGGCAAATGCCTTGCGCGTCTGCGCCGGCATCCCCTTGGCATGA
- a CDS encoding phage tail fiber protein translates to MIPLPGKSDWLENQILNHVLRGTVYTPPAALFVALFTSDPGEAGTGTEASGGGYARQAVTFTNSTSGSSSNSADILFPVATAAWGTLTHFGIYDAATAGKLLYMGALTPSQPIAVSNQLKIFAGTLTVSED, encoded by the coding sequence GTGATTCCATTGCCAGGCAAATCGGATTGGCTCGAAAACCAAATTCTTAACCACGTGCTCCGCGGGACTGTATATACTCCACCGGCCGCACTCTTTGTTGCTCTCTTCACTTCGGATCCAGGCGAGGCAGGGACGGGGACGGAAGCGAGCGGAGGAGGCTATGCGCGGCAAGCAGTCACGTTTACAAATTCAACCTCCGGAAGCAGCAGCAACTCGGCGGACATTCTTTTTCCGGTCGCAACGGCGGCATGGGGAACGCTCACGCACTTCGGCATTTATGACGCTGCGACGGCCGGGAAGCTGTTGTATATGGGCGCTTTGACACCGTCCCAACCGATTGCGGTATCAAACCAACTCAAGATTTTCGCTGGGACATTAACCGTTTCGGAAGATTGA
- a CDS encoding phage holin, whose translation MTIQPYIDTIVQALVGLLAAAVLAWVATVRKRLDAWLEARTTEQQRAVLHKMAAEAVSYVEATAASQGARNKLEEAMRYLQANLPVPIVASLKDKELRAAVEKALYELKAVAIGPAAAEVRRGQQ comes from the coding sequence ATGACGATCCAACCGTACATCGACACCATCGTGCAGGCCCTTGTCGGCCTGTTGGCGGCCGCCGTGCTCGCATGGGTAGCGACAGTTCGAAAGCGACTGGACGCTTGGCTCGAGGCCCGCACGACCGAGCAGCAGCGTGCTGTGCTGCACAAGATGGCTGCAGAGGCTGTCTCCTACGTCGAGGCGACAGCAGCAAGCCAGGGCGCTCGAAACAAGCTGGAGGAGGCGATGAGGTACCTGCAGGCAAACCTACCGGTGCCAATCGTGGCATCTCTCAAGGACAAGGAGCTGCGAGCGGCCGTCGAAAAGGCGCTGTACGAGCTCAAGGCCGTGGCTATTGGACCAGCGGCAGCGGAGGTGCGGCGTGGACAGCAATAA
- a CDS encoding baseplate J/gp47 family protein — translation MASSYEDILTRMLGQVASGAAKGEGTFTFDALSPVALEVAQAYEEMERMKRVRAGSAEDASDEEVNLLAAEQGLVRKPAVPAEGAVLLTGAAGVEVAAGGVVATASGTVFTIDAAASIPVSGSVMAKITALQAGFAGNVAESLIIQSSIPNVSVVNLEPTRGGEDIETNEALLARVVEKRTEPAGSGNPTQYKQLAKTVPGIDDARVIRAWAGGGTVKIILISAQKRTPGASAVAAANALIQEMATVGSVPTVVGISEVLISVSAKVTLEPGASETQVKALVQDAMTAYFKGLAFDTLIVRASRIGECILSADGVMDYTDLLVNGFSGNYQLQQDQVPVVGAINLTI, via the coding sequence ATGGCTTCCAGCTATGAGGACATTCTGACCCGCATGCTGGGGCAAGTGGCGAGCGGAGCGGCAAAGGGAGAGGGAACGTTTACGTTCGACGCTCTCTCTCCGGTAGCGCTGGAGGTCGCCCAAGCGTACGAGGAAATGGAGCGGATGAAGAGAGTGCGCGCCGGGAGCGCCGAAGATGCCTCCGATGAAGAAGTGAATCTCTTGGCAGCTGAGCAAGGACTGGTCCGAAAGCCGGCCGTCCCTGCCGAAGGAGCAGTGCTGCTGACAGGAGCGGCCGGTGTGGAGGTAGCGGCGGGAGGCGTTGTAGCAACAGCAAGCGGCACGGTGTTTACTATTGACGCGGCAGCGAGCATCCCGGTGTCCGGAAGCGTTATGGCGAAAATCACCGCCCTGCAGGCTGGCTTCGCCGGTAACGTCGCTGAATCACTCATCATCCAATCGTCCATTCCTAACGTGTCGGTCGTCAACTTGGAACCAACAAGAGGCGGCGAGGATATTGAAACGAACGAAGCTCTTCTCGCTCGGGTGGTGGAAAAGCGCACCGAGCCGGCCGGAAGCGGCAACCCCACGCAATACAAACAGTTGGCGAAGACGGTACCCGGCATTGATGATGCTCGGGTTATTCGTGCTTGGGCTGGAGGAGGCACTGTCAAAATCATCTTGATTTCAGCACAAAAGAGAACACCCGGGGCATCCGCTGTCGCTGCCGCGAATGCCTTGATTCAAGAGATGGCCACTGTCGGATCTGTACCGACCGTTGTTGGAATAAGTGAAGTCCTCATCAGCGTGTCGGCAAAAGTGACTCTCGAGCCCGGCGCATCGGAAACCCAGGTCAAAGCATTGGTTCAAGATGCGATGACGGCATATTTCAAAGGATTGGCCTTCGACACGCTCATTGTACGTGCAAGCCGAATCGGAGAATGCATCCTCTCGGCTGACGGCGTGATGGACTACACCGATCTGCTGGTCAACGGCTTCAGCGGGAATTATCAGCTGCAGCAGGACCAAGTGCCCGTTGTCGGAGCAATAAATTTAACCATATGA
- a CDS encoding DUF2634 domain-containing protein: MADDLFPFIDGVQVAESVQSATEEPADLPLFREYVWDFSLDDFVLRDGNPVLIEGIDAIRTWISKTLRTERFRYLAYSWDYGQELDSLLGQRSVPDQSEAERFVKEALGASPYIQSLTDFQLQQDADTLSIHFTANTVYGGVVIDGFQL, from the coding sequence ATGGCTGATGACCTTTTCCCGTTTATCGACGGAGTTCAGGTAGCGGAATCGGTCCAATCTGCAACTGAGGAGCCTGCCGACCTGCCGCTTTTTCGAGAGTACGTCTGGGACTTCTCACTAGATGATTTTGTTCTGAGGGACGGCAATCCGGTTCTGATCGAGGGGATAGACGCCATCAGAACTTGGATATCCAAGACGCTCAGAACAGAACGATTCCGTTATTTGGCCTACAGTTGGGATTATGGACAAGAGCTCGATAGCCTGTTAGGACAGCGCAGTGTTCCTGATCAATCCGAGGCTGAGCGCTTTGTCAAAGAGGCGCTAGGAGCAAGCCCCTACATCCAGTCCCTGACTGATTTCCAACTCCAGCAGGACGCCGACACGCTGTCCATACATTTCACGGCTAACACGGTTTACGGAGGTGTGGTAATCGATGGCTTCCAGCTATGA